The following proteins come from a genomic window of Gimesia chilikensis:
- a CDS encoding NADAR family protein, translating into MANYFYTRNDEYGAFSNFSPHGVEMDGLWWPSVEHYFQAQKFSDPEYRERIRTAHNSKQAALLGRSRKVKLRDDWETVKEEIMSAAVLKKFQTHLELKALLLSTGDEAIVENAPSDYFWGCGQDGTGLNRLGMILEQVRDVLRQGLNSDRK; encoded by the coding sequence ATGGCGAATTACTTCTACACCCGCAACGACGAGTACGGTGCGTTTTCGAACTTCTCGCCGCATGGGGTCGAGATGGATGGGCTCTGGTGGCCGAGCGTTGAACACTATTTTCAGGCGCAGAAGTTCAGTGATCCGGAATACCGGGAACGGATCAGAACAGCCCATAATTCGAAACAGGCGGCCCTGCTGGGACGCAGCCGCAAGGTCAAACTCCGCGACGACTGGGAAACAGTGAAAGAGGAGATCATGTCGGCAGCCGTACTCAAGAAATTTCAGACGCACCTCGAATTAAAAGCACTTTTACTCTCCACGGGTGATGAGGCAATTGTGGAAAACGCCCCAAGTGACTATTTCTGGGGTTGCGGACAGGACGGGACCGGTTTGAATCGTCTGGGGATGATCCTGGAACAGGTTCGCGATGTACTCAGACAGGGACTCAACTCAGATCGGAAATGA